From a single Salmo salar chromosome ssa22, Ssal_v3.1, whole genome shotgun sequence genomic region:
- the LOC106583623 gene encoding uncharacterized protein isoform X2, with amino-acid sequence MDANPSFSLACLYRSDPIYSLCASDLMTASQTVNNNFIKEQKQLMKTLKRLEQQQLTCMRQLNEEQRTFAFVMNKRLSQRGATRPQTLPSTSVSSSIVPLSVRGSRSAPAALATRSGANRVGSAKSANSRVKFEQSTSSLSPWAVKLQKKSMEMQDREAREVLKEYGASAGQRCCCECGHTRELLDRRLSCPAILQRHHS; translated from the exons ATGGATGCCAATCCATCCTTCTCGCTGGCATGTCTTTACAGAAGCGATCCAATTTATTCGCTCTGTGCCTCAGATTTAATGACCGCTTCTCAAACTGTGAACAATAATTTCATAAAGGAACAGAAGCAACTTATGAAG ACTCTGAAGaggctggagcagcagcagcttacCTGCATGCGTCAGCTGAACGAGGAGCAGAGGACCTTTGCCTTCGTCATGAACAAGAGGCTAAGCCAGAGGGGCGCTACGAGGCCTCAAACGCTCCCCTCCACCTCAGTCTCCTCTTCCATCGTCCCTCTGTCCGTTAGGGGGTCCCGGTCTGCCCCGGCTGCTCTCGCCACCCGCAGTGGGGCCAACAGAGTTGGCAGTGCCAAGAGCGCCAACAGCAGAGTCAAGTTTGAGCAGTCGACTTCCAGCCTCTCGCCGTGGGCAGTGAAATTACAGAAGAAGAGTATGGAGATGCAAGACAGGGAGGCAAGGGAG GTTTTGAAGGAGTATGGGGCCTCGGCTGGTCAAAGGTGTTGTTGTGAATGTGGTCACACCAGAGAGCTGTTGGACAGGAGACTGAGTTGTCCAGCCATATTACAGAGGCATCACTCTTGA
- the LOC106583623 gene encoding uncharacterized protein isoform X1, whose product MDANPSFSLACLYRSDPIYSLCASDLMTASQTVNNNFIKEQKQLMKTLKRLEQQQLTCMRQLNEEQRTFAFVMNKRLSQRGATRPQTLPSTSVSSSIVPLSVRGSRSAPAALATRSGANRVGSAKSANSRVKFEQSTSSLSPWAVKLQKKSMEMQDREAREVSTVLKEYGASAGQRCCCECGHTRELLDRRLSCPAILQRHHS is encoded by the exons ATGGATGCCAATCCATCCTTCTCGCTGGCATGTCTTTACAGAAGCGATCCAATTTATTCGCTCTGTGCCTCAGATTTAATGACCGCTTCTCAAACTGTGAACAATAATTTCATAAAGGAACAGAAGCAACTTATGAAG ACTCTGAAGaggctggagcagcagcagcttacCTGCATGCGTCAGCTGAACGAGGAGCAGAGGACCTTTGCCTTCGTCATGAACAAGAGGCTAAGCCAGAGGGGCGCTACGAGGCCTCAAACGCTCCCCTCCACCTCAGTCTCCTCTTCCATCGTCCCTCTGTCCGTTAGGGGGTCCCGGTCTGCCCCGGCTGCTCTCGCCACCCGCAGTGGGGCCAACAGAGTTGGCAGTGCCAAGAGCGCCAACAGCAGAGTCAAGTTTGAGCAGTCGACTTCCAGCCTCTCGCCGTGGGCAGTGAAATTACAGAAGAAGAGTATGGAGATGCAAGACAGGGAGGCAAGGGAGGTGAGCACT GTTTTGAAGGAGTATGGGGCCTCGGCTGGTCAAAGGTGTTGTTGTGAATGTGGTCACACCAGAGAGCTGTTGGACAGGAGACTGAGTTGTCCAGCCATATTACAGAGGCATCACTCTTGA
- the p2ry1 gene encoding P2Y purinoceptor 1, which yields MSDDNSTHVLNMTACEGINLPFTHSFLPAVFMLVFVVGTFANFCGLKTVCTSWKKIGSINIFILNLGVADLLYLFTLPFLVVYYALNSKWIFGQTFCKITRFCFNLNLYCSIGFLTCISIYRYLGIVHPMKVMGKIHTRHSVAISFLVWILVFIQILPDMFFDKTAQNSPYSCYDSTANDFIKDYLSYSIGWTITGFVIPLLIILACYGHIVVVLATKANVNTLLKQRCLKLVIILTVLFSICFIPYHVLRNLNLKIRILKMEGTCKASFDDIYVAHQISRGLVCMNSAINPLIYLVGNDDFIMRFHNLSKQARMSLVQWTGAVIYRNTPEADPATEES from the coding sequence ATGTCAGATGACAACAGCACACACGTTCTCAACATGACCGCATGTGAAGGAATTAACCTTCCTTTTACGCACAGCTTTTTACCTGCTGTGTTCATGCTGGTGTTTGTCGTCGGGACATTTGCAAACTTCTGTGGGTTAAAAACTGTTTGTACAAGCTGGAAGAAAATTGGGAGTATAAACATATTCATTCTCAACCTTGGAGTAGCTGACTTGCTGTACTTATTTACCTTACCATTTTTGGTTGTCTATTACGCGCTAAACAGTAAATGGATATTTGGACAAACATTCTGCAAGATCACCAGATTCTGCTTCAATTTGAATCTCTATTGCAGCATTGGGTTCCTGACATGCATCAGTATCTATCGATACCTCGGTATTGTGCACCCAATGAAAGTGATGGGGAAAATCCACACTCGCCACTCCGTGGCAATAAGTTTTCTTGTCTGGATTTTGGTTTTCATTCAGATACTTCCTGATATGTTCTTTGACAAGACAGCGCAAAATTCCCCATATTCGTGCTATGACTCAACAGCCAACGACTTTATCAAGGATTACCTTTCGTACAGTATTGGCTGGACCATTACCGGATTCGTTATACCATTACTGATCATTCTGGCTTGCTATGGACATATAGTAGTGGTCCTTGCCACCAAAGCCAatgtcaatactttgttgaaacaaCGATGTCTAAAACTAGTCATCATCTTGACTGTGTTGTTCTCAATTTGCTTTATCCCTTACCATGTTTTGAGAAATCTAAATTTGAAAATAAGGATTTTGAAAATGGAAGGCACCTGCAAAGCAAGCTTCGATGATATTTATGTTGCTCATCAAATCAGCCGCGGCCTGGTTTGCATGAATAGCGCAATCAATCCGTTAATTTACTTAGTTGGAAATGATGATTTCATCATGCGATTTCACAATCTCAGCAAACAAGCCAGGATGTCTCTTGTACAATGGACTGGTGCTGTGATTTACCGCAATACACCGGAGGCAGATCCAGCAACAGAAGAATCTTAA